One genomic window of Oncorhynchus clarkii lewisi isolate Uvic-CL-2024 chromosome 5, UVic_Ocla_1.0, whole genome shotgun sequence includes the following:
- the LOC139409764 gene encoding uncharacterized protein: MARMPGSADCSSDTAGTERVEHMSCPETERSGDEAEEDEIQEVQITGEEEGEDEEDVELEWEAECVDPGSCSVMETEAVRMGSTDQCSGMGPGAGADPRLFHIPGLDSDPEGDLQRSDRSRLSENTRLATRYAVRIFREYLSEKAQSPDFETLDKEALCAVLRSFYAEARSKSGQLYSKSSLISIRSSLNRYLNEPPYCRTLDLTKDPELRSANLTLAAVIRKLEEQGAGPVVQKQAITRADLRKLYTSSVFNTDTPFGLLNKVWFETCMYFCTRGRENQRELEEDSFGLAIDEDGRKFIYFKALGPYHKSRSASWTKKRPDTDDDTLPRMYETATEFCPYASFVKYVSKRNPLCKAFFQRPRDHCCLSDMTWYENKAIGKNLLGTRMQMLSRAAKLSKTYTNHCIGAVSIATLNSIAGIGSKSVSLHVASETVNGGAQSYLQLVIPYSRQVTDAVELKPQRTTRKCRSHCPGDVSGPPSPKKLCVRSEERGESPVVIVDGTEPVDTRSPEPHGQPPAPLPAGVVAAQYHNEFNVFASFLSEEPACRDPRDMHIWTFVYLLLLLLSQDSRNSSMASRPLVSQSPASPLGSGGIPTPAQLTKTNAPVHIDVGGHMYTSSLATLTKYPESRIGRLFNGTEPIVLDSLKQHYFIDRDGHMFRYILNFLRTAKLLVPDDFKEYSLLYEEARFFQLSPLQAELERWRSEREARKVWRVCECVVVRVAPELGERITLSGDRALIEEVFPEVGDVMCNSLNAGWNHDSTHVIRFPLNGYCHLNSVQVLERLQQRGFEIAGACGGGVDSSQFSEYVLRREGSSNGQRGHTLIRIKQEALD; the protein is encoded by the exons ATGGCGAGAATGCCTGGCAGCGCAGACTGCTCTAGCGACACGGCGGGGACAGAGCGGGTGGAGCACATGAGCTGCCCAGAGACTGAGAGGAGCGGAGACGAGGCGGAAGAGGATGAGATCCAGGAGGTGCAGATCACCggcgaggaggagggggaggacgaGGAGGATGTCGAGCTGGAGTGGGAGGCAGAATGTGTGGACCCCGGCAGCTGCTCGGTTATGGAGACGGAAGCGGTCCGTATGGGCAGTACGGACCAGTGCAGCGGGATGGGACCGGGAGCGGGGGCGGACCCCAGACTTTTCCACATCCCCGGACTGGACTCGGATCCGGAGGGAGACCTGCAGCGGTCTGACCGCTCCAGACTGAGCGAGAACACTCGCCTGGCTACTAGGTACGCAGTCAGGATCTTCCGGGAGTACCTGAGTGAGAAAGCCCAAAGTCCTGACTTTGAAACTCTGGACAAGGAAGCGCTGTGCGCGGTCCTGCGCTCCTTCTACGCGGAGGCGCGATCGAAGAGTGGCCAGCTCTACAGCAAGTCCTCTCTCATCAGCATCCGGAGTTCTCTGAACCGCTACCTGAATGAGCCGCCTTACTGTCGCACCCTGGACCTCACCAAGGACCCAGAACTGCGCAGCGCCAACCTGACCCTGGCCGCAGTCATCAGAAAGCTGGAGGAGCAAGGTGCCGGTCCCGTTGTGCAAAAACAGGCTATTACGCGGGCGGACCTGAGAAAACTCTACACCTCTAGTGTGTTTAACACCGATACGCCGTTCGGGCTTCTCAACAAAGTGTGGTTCGAGACATGTATGTATTTCTgcacgagggggagagagaatcagCGCGAGCTGGAGGAGGATTCATTCGGGCTAGCCATAGACGAGGATGGGAGAAAGTTTATCTATTTCAAAGCGCTGGGGCCGTATCACAAGTCTCGCTCGGCGTCCTGGACTAAAAAAAGACCAGACACGGATGATGATACTCTGCCGCGCATGTATGAGACGGCCACTGAGTTTTGTCCGTATGCCAGCTTTGTGAAGTATGTCTCGAAACGGAACCCGCTGTGCAAAGCGTTCTTCCAGCGCCCGCGAGACCACTGCTGCTTAAGCGACATGACATGGTACGAGAACAAAGCAATCGGTAAAAACCTGCTGGGCACGAGGATGCAGATGCTGTCGCGTGCTGCCAAGCTTTCAAAGACCTACACCAACCACTGCATCGGCGCAGTCTCCATAGCAACGCTCAACAGCATCGCTGGTATCGGGTCAAAGTCAGTATCGCTTCACGTTGCCTCGGAAACGGTCAATGGTGGCGCACAGTCTTATCTCCAGCTCGTGATCCCTTATAGCAGACAGGTCACGGACGCAGTGGAACTGAAGCCGCAGAGAACGACAAGGAAATGTCGTTCTCACTGCCCCGGCGACGTCTCTGGACCTCCATCACCTAAGAAGCTCTGTGTGCGTTCCGAGGAACGCGGAGAGTCCCCGGTGGTTATAGTGGACGGTACCGAGCCCGTGGACACCCGATCCCCGGAGCCCCACGGCCAGCCGCCCGCTCCTTTACCAGCTGGCGTGGTAGCAGCGCAG TATCATAATGAGTTTAATGTTTTTGCGTCGTTCCTCTCAGAGGAGCCTGCCTGTCGTGACCCTAGAGACATGCACAT TTGGACATTTGtgtatcttcttcttcttcttctctcccagGATAGCCGTAATAGCAGCATGGCCAGCCGGccactggtctcccagtcccctGCCTCTCCGCTGGGCTCAGGGGGCATCCCCACCCCCGCCCAGCTCACCAAAACCAACGCCCCTGTACACATAGACGTAGGAGGTCACATGTACACCAGCAGCCTGGCGACACTGACCAAGTACCCAGAGTCACG GATTGGTCGTCTGTTCAACGGGACAGAGCCCATAGTGTTGGACAGTCTGAAGCAGCACTACTTCATAGACCGAGACGGTCACATGTTCCGCTACATCCTCAACTTCCTGCGGACGGCAAAACTGCTCGTCCCTGACGACTTCAAA gagTACTCTCTACTCTATGAGGAGGCCAGGTTCTTCCAGCTATCTCCACTACAAGCAGAATTAGAACGCTGGAGGAGTGAGCGCGAGGCCAGGAAGGtgtggcgtgtgtgtgagtgtgtggtggtgcGTGTAGCTCCAGAGCTGGGGGAGAGGATCACTCTAAGTGGGGACAGGGCTCTGATCGAGGAGGTGTTTCCAGAGGTCGGGGACGTCATGTGTAACTCCCTGAACGCAGGCTGGAATCATGACTCTACTCACGTCATACGCTTCCCACTCAACGGATACTGTCACCTCAACTCTGTACAG GTGTTGGAGAGGTTGCAACAGAGAGGATTCGAGATAGCAGGGGCGTGTGGCGGGGGAGTAGACTCCTCCCAGTTCAGCGAGTACGTCCTACGCAGGGAGGGAAGTAGCAACGGACAGCGTGGCCACACCCTCATCCGCATCAAACAGGAAGCACTGGACTAA